One Phycisphaerae bacterium RAS2 DNA window includes the following coding sequences:
- the rpfG_2 gene encoding Cyclic di-GMP phosphodiesterase response regulator RpfG — MRILIVDDDEIALDVLERELVRGGHDVVRADSGEAALAQLRRESMRLVICDWQMPEMDGLEVCRRIRTARTPTYVYFILLTARNRHEDVVAGLSAGADEFLTKPFEPAELCARIRAAERVLALESRDVTIFALAKLAESRDQETGEHLERVRTYCRLLAEAMATQPGLRDKIGPEFVGLVQLTSPLHDIGKVGIPDRILLKPGPLDADEFRVMKTHTTIGADTLGAASERFPGAAFLRMARDIALTHHERYNGSGYPNGLAERDIPLGGRIMAVADVYDALTSRRVYKQAISHEDARRMVVAERGGHFDPLVVDAFVERESAFSEISQRAKPKPRFGAGRELVAGRVPPSVRSI, encoded by the coding sequence ATGCGAATTCTGATCGTTGATGACGACGAGATCGCGCTGGACGTACTCGAGCGCGAGCTGGTGCGCGGCGGGCACGACGTGGTTCGGGCCGACAGCGGAGAGGCGGCGCTCGCGCAACTGCGTCGTGAATCGATGCGGCTGGTGATCTGCGATTGGCAGATGCCCGAAATGGACGGGCTGGAGGTATGCCGGCGGATACGGACCGCGCGCACACCGACGTATGTTTACTTTATCCTGCTGACCGCTCGCAACCGGCATGAAGACGTTGTGGCCGGGTTGAGCGCGGGGGCCGACGAGTTCCTGACGAAGCCGTTCGAGCCGGCGGAATTGTGTGCTCGCATCCGTGCGGCGGAGCGCGTCCTAGCGCTGGAGTCGCGCGACGTCACGATTTTTGCACTGGCGAAGCTGGCCGAATCGCGCGATCAGGAGACCGGCGAGCACCTTGAACGCGTGCGGACGTACTGCCGGTTGCTGGCCGAGGCCATGGCAACGCAGCCCGGCCTTCGCGACAAGATCGGACCGGAATTCGTTGGACTCGTACAGTTGACAAGTCCGCTGCACGACATCGGCAAGGTGGGCATTCCGGACCGCATTCTGCTGAAGCCGGGCCCGCTCGACGCGGATGAGTTTCGCGTCATGAAGACGCATACGACCATCGGGGCCGACACGCTCGGTGCAGCCAGCGAGCGGTTCCCCGGCGCGGCGTTTCTTCGGATGGCGCGTGACATTGCCCTGACGCACCACGAACGCTACAACGGCAGCGGATACCCGAATGGACTGGCGGAGCGCGACATTCCCCTTGGCGGGCGCATCATGGCGGTGGCCGATGTTTATGACGCGCTGACGTCTCGGCGGGTTTACAAACAGGCAATTTCGCACGAAGATGCCCGGCGGATGGTCGTGGCCGAGCGCGGTGGACACTTTGACCCACTGGTTGTCGATGCATTCGTCGAGCGGGAAAGCGCGTTCAGCGAGATCAGCCAACGCGCGAAACCCAAGCCGCGATTCGGAGCCGGTCGCGAACTCGTCGCGGGTCGTGTCCCGCCTTCCGTGCGTTCGATCTAA
- the pdtaR gene encoding putative transcriptional regulatory protein pdtaR encodes MKSILVVDDEPICREPLAEALRFRGYRVTVAAGGTDILQAMEQAKPDLVLLDILMPRVEGISVLERIRSDIRFKHVPVILLTNVTDRSFVMQAHALGAAAYMLKSEFSMDDLVRRIEDQLSASAVLQATNAHPVVAPTSKNSNPS; translated from the coding sequence ATGAAATCGATTCTGGTTGTGGACGACGAACCCATTTGTCGCGAGCCGCTGGCCGAGGCGCTGCGTTTCCGGGGTTATCGAGTCACTGTTGCAGCCGGTGGGACGGACATCCTCCAGGCAATGGAACAGGCGAAACCAGACCTCGTGCTGCTGGACATTCTGATGCCTCGCGTCGAGGGAATCAGCGTTCTTGAACGGATTCGATCCGATATCCGTTTTAAGCACGTTCCGGTCATTCTTTTGACCAACGTGACCGATCGCTCGTTCGTCATGCAGGCGCACGCGCTCGGCGCGGCGGCGTACATGCTCAAGTCCGAATTCTCGATGGACGATCTCGTGCGACGCATCGAGGATCAGCTCTCCGCATCGGCCGTGCTACAGGCGACAAACGCTCATCCCGTCGTGGCGCCCACGTCCAAGAACTCGAATCCATCCTGA